In Sphingomonas sp. BGYR3, the genomic stretch AGCGCTTCCTTCACCTCATCCAGCTTGAACGGCTTGATGATGGCTTCGATCTTTTTCACTGGCGTTTCCCTGTTTCCCCGGATGACATCCGCCGATCCGCTCCTCTGGCGATGACCTTACAACAATTGTGCCATGCGTGCGAAGCGCGAAGCAAAGCCTTGTCCTGCTGTTTTGTCGGCACCATGCCTGCTTAACTTTTAGGCAACTTGTCGCCGCTGCTGCATTGATCAGCACCGGCGATTTCACGCTTCAACCCGCGCGCTGTGCCAGCGTCAGCACCGCCTCTGCTCGTTTCAGGTGCGGGCGATCCAGCATTGCGCCGTCCAGGCCGATGGTGCCCGCGCCGGGGCTGGCGGCAAAGGCGGCGACGATGCGTTCGGCCTGCGCCACTTCGGCCGCATCGGGCGAAAAACACCGGTTGATGATCGCAACCTGATCGGGGTGAATGGCCATCATGCCGCGAAAGCCGGCGCGCCGTGCCTCGCTTGCCACCGCTTCCAGTCCGGCGGCATCGCGAAAATCGCCATGGATCGTCTCGATGGGCGTGACCCCCGCCGCCACCGCGCCGGTCAGGCACAGGGCGCGATAGAGCTGAAACGGAAAGGCATAGCTGCCGTCGCCATTGCGATTGCCCGATGCGCCCAGCGCCGTCGCGATATCCTCTGCGCCCCAGGTCAGCGCGGCAAGGCGCGGGGTGCCGCGATAGTCGCCAAGGCCGAACACGGCCTGCGCGGTTTCGGTGGCAATCGCCATCACTGCGATGCCGCCGATGGGAAGCCCGGCCGCCGCCTCCAGCGCCGAC encodes the following:
- a CDS encoding CoA ester lyase is translated as MPPTPLLARSLLFAPGDSERKLIKASESAADLILCDLEDSVAPERKGDARANTAAHLRAHGADGRQWVRINPLDTPHALADLSAIVPARPAGIVLPKAMRGDCERLDHYLSALEAAAGLPIGGIAVMAIATETAQAVFGLGDYRGTPRLAALTWGAEDIATALGASGNRNGDGSYAFPFQLYRALCLTGAVAAGVTPIETIHGDFRDAAGLEAVASEARRAGFRGMMAIHPDQVAIINRCFSPDAAEVAQAERIVAAFAASPGAGTIGLDGAMLDRPHLKRAEAVLTLAQRAG